The DNA segment TCCGACTGACCGGCGGGGAGCCGCTGCTGCGGCCCGACCTGGCGCAGATCCTCGCCGGTATCGCCGCGCTGCGTCCGCGGCCGAGGATCGCCATGACCAGCAACGGCATCGGTCTGGCCCGCCGGGCCGTCGAGTTGGCCGAGCTCGGCCTGGATCGGATCAACGTCTCCTTGGACACCCTGGATCCGGAGACCTTCAAGCGGCTCACCAGGCGTCGGCGGTTGCCCGACGTCCTCGACGGGGTGGAGGCTGCCGTGGCGGCCGGGCTGGCCCCGGTGAAGATCAATTCGGTACTGATGCGCGGGGTGAACGACCACGAGGCGGCAGATCTTCTGGAATGGGCAGTACGGACCGGGGTGGAACTGCGCTTCATCGAACAGATGCCTCTGGATGCCCAACACGGATGGACCCGTGCCGACATGGTCACCGCTGCCGAGATCCGTCGACGGCTGCAGGAACGCTTCGTCCTCACCGAGGACCCGGCCGATGTGATCGCCCGGGGCAGTGCTCCGGCCGAACTGTTCACCGTCGACGGTGGCCCGGCCAAGGTCGGGATCATCGCCTCGGTGAGCAAACCCTTCTGCGGAGCCTGCGATCGGGTACGACTGACCTCCGACGGCCAACTCCGCAACTGCCTGTTCGCCCGGGAGGAATCCGATCTCCGGGCAGCGTTGCGCGGCGGGGCCGACGACGCCGAGCTGATCCGGCGGTGGCAGCTGACCATGGCCGGCAAACGCGCCGGACACGGGATCGACGACCCGGGATTCCTCCAGCCGGACCGTCCGATGTCGGCGATCGGCGGCTGAACCGCCCACCCGGAGCGCCGGGATCAGAGTTCGCCGTTCAGGCGTACGCCCTCAGAGTTCGCCGCTCGGAGTTCGCAGCTCAGGGTTCGCCGCTCAGAGTTCGCTGGTCTCCCGCAGGAAACCGCGCGCGGACAGGAAAGAACCCAGGGAGTCGCGATGGTCGGCACAGGCCAGCCAGTGCTTGCGGCGATCCGGGGTGTGGATCTTCGGGTTGTTCCAGGCGTGGTCGAACACCGCCGGGTTCCGGCATCCCTTCGCCGAGCAGGTGGCCTCCGGCAGGTCCGCCTCGCTCATGGGGTCCCTCCCTGGCCCTGATGCGGGGTGCTCTGCCGGTGGTCGCCGCCATAGTCCTCGTCGGCCTCCAGGACGACCCCGGAGGTGAGTTCGGGGGAGTCGCTGGGCTCGCGCAGTGCCGCGGTGTTCTGTCGCCGCCGATCCACGGCATTGGCCAGTATCACCGCGATCCCGGGAAGCACCACGGCCAGCCCGATCATCACCAGCTTCCAGAATCCCGGTACGGCGAAGATGAGCAGGAAACACACCATCCGAATGCCCATCATGATCATGTACTGCCGCTCCCGTTGCTTGCGCTGGGCAGCGGGGGACTTCGGGGCGGTGGTCACCACCACGGGGGATTGGGCGTTTCGCCGAGGCACCCGACCACCATACGTCCGCTAGCCTCAGCCGTGTGAATTCCAGCCCTGAAGAAACGACGGCGACGACGCCGGGAGCCGCGCAGACCCCACGTACCGTGCTGGTCAGCGGTGGCAACCGGGGGATCGGCGCGGTGATCGCCGAACAGCTGCGCGACGCGGGGCACCGTGTCGCCGCGACCCACCGCTCCGGTGAGGTCCCGCAGGGAGTGCTCGGGGTGCAGTGCGATGTGACCGACACCGAGGCCGTCGACCGGGCGTTCGGTGAGGTCGAGGAGAAGCTGGGGCCGGTGGAGGTCGTGGTGGCCAACGCCGGGATCACCCGGGACACCTTGCTGCTGCGGATGAGCGACGAGGACTACGAGGCGGTGCTGCAGGCGAACCTGGCCGGCGCCTTCCGGCTCGCCCGACGCGCGGCCCGGCCGATGATGCGCAAGAAGTTCGGCCGGATCATCTTCATCTCCTCGGTGGTCGGCCAGCTCGGGTCGGCCGGACAGGTGAACTATGCCGCCTCGAAGGCCGGCATGGTCGGAATGGCCCGTTCGATCGCCCGGGAGTTCGGCTCCCGCGGAATCACCGCCAATGTGGTCGCGCCCGGCTTCATCGAAACCGACATGACCGCAGAACTGCCCGCCGAACGGGTCAAGGCCTATACCGACCAGATCCCGCTGGGACGGCTCGGGACAGCCCGCGATGTGGCGCAGGCGGTGGCATTCCTCGCCGGCGATGGGGCCGGATACATCACCGGAGCACTGCTTCCGGTCGACGGCGGACTCGGCATGGGGCACTGACCGGCCGGTCGGTGCTCTCCAGAAAGGAAGACATGGGAATTCTCGAAGGCAAGCAGATCCTGGTGACCGGAGTCACCAAGCACACCTCGATCGCCTACGAGGCGGCACGGATCGCGCAGGCCGAAGGGGCCACCGTCGTGGTGTCCAACTTCGGCCGCGCGCTGCGACTCACCCAGCGGGTGGTCGGTCGGCTGGACCCGGTACCGCCGGTGATCGAACTCGACGTCACCAATGAGGAGCATCTGGCGGCCCTGCCGGAGCGTCTCGGCGAGCACCTGGACCGGGTAGACGGGATCGTCCACTCGATCGCCTTCGCCAACCCCGAGACCGCGCTGGGCGGCAAGTTCATGGACACCCCCTGGGACGATGTCGCCACCGCGGTGAAGATCTCCGCCTGGTCGATGGCGAGCCTGACCAAGGCCTGTGTGCCGATGCTGAGCGACCGCTCGTCGGTCGTCGGCCTCACCTTCGACGCCACCCTGGCCTGGCCGATGTACGACTGGATGGGGGTTGCGAAGGCTGCTCTGGAGTCGGTGAACCGCTACCTGGCCAAGTACCTCGGTCCCGACGGTGTGCGCTCCAACCTGGTCGCCGCGGGCCCGCTGGACACGCTGGCCAAGCAGTCGATCCCCGGAGCCGAGGAGTTCAACAACATCTGGGCCGAGCGGGCTCCGCTCGGCTGGAACACCACCGACATGGTGCCGGCGGCGAAGGCCGTCGTCGCGCTGCTCAGCGACTGGTTCCCGGCCACCACCGGGGAGATCGTCCACGTCGACGGTGGTCTGCACGCCGTGGGTGCCTGAGCGCCCCAGGTTCCGCACGACGGCCCGTCCACCGCTTCGGTGGGCGGGCCGTTCTCAGCTCGGAGGCAACCAGACGGCCGCGGCCAGGGCGTCGGCGGCGGCATCGCGCAGCGCCCGCAGTTCACGGCTGCGTACCTCCACGGCATGCACCGACCAGGCCCGATCGGCCGCCTCGATGCCGGCCTCGGCGGCCAGCAGCAGCCCGGCCGCGCGGTCGGCGGCAAGTCGGGTACGTGCCGGATAGCCCTGCGGCAGCAGCGCCGTCGGCGGATCGGGACGCTCGCCGGCTGCTCCGCCGATCTCGGTCAGCGCCCTGCCTGCGGTGAGAACGGTCTCCGACAGGGCCCGCTCGACCTCGTACCGTCCCGGCGGTACGGCCGGCGGGGCGGCGGCGAACACCTCCCACTGCACCGCGTTGCCGACCGACCACGGGACGAATGCGCACAACCCGCCGGCAGCCACCACAGCGGCTCCGGCCTCGATCGCGGCCGCAGTGAGTTCCTTCGGGCCACGGAGCAGCCCCGGCGCCCCCGGGCGGGGAAGGGCGAGCACCCACGGGCCCGGCGCCAACACCGTCGCTGCGGCCAGCCCGGCGTCCAACTCGGCGGCCGCCGACCGATCCAGACCCAGGACGCCCTCGGTGTCCACCACATGGTGGGCAGGGTCGTCGGCCACCACCGAGCGAGCCGCCACCTCGACACTCACCGGTGTCCGTTGCAGCAGGTTCAGATGGGCGGCGAGCCGGACGGCCGCAGCAAGGGCGTGCATGGCGGCCAGCGTAACCGCGCCGGATCGGCGGGCGAAGCAACCGGGCTGGGGCGAGCCCCTGCGTGCCGCCGGTGCTCGTAGCCGACGGGCTTGGTAGGTTCTCGCACATGGCAGAAGTGGCCGAACTCGTCGGAGTCAGCATCGTGCGTCAGGGCAAGGAACTCCTGGCCGACATCGACTGGACCATCGACGAGTCCGATCGTTGGGTGGTGATCGGCCCCAACGGTGCAGGCAAGACCACCTTGCTGCAGGTGCTCGGAGCCCAGCTCTACCCGAGCAACGGGATGGTCGACCTGCTCGGCGAGATCGTCGGCGCCACCGATGTCTTCGAGATCCGGCCGCGGATCGGAATGACCTCGGCCGCCCTGGCCGAACGGGTGCCGAAGAGTGAACGGGTCGCCGATGTCGTCGTCTCGGCCGCCTACGCGGTGCTGGGGCGCTGGCGGGAGGACTACGACGAACTGGACCACGACCGGGCCCGTGAGCTGCTCGCCCAGGTCGGGGTGGCCGAACTGGCCGACCGGACCTTCGGCACCCTGAGTGAGGGCGAACGCAAACGGGTGATGGTCGCCCGGGCCCTGATGAGCGACCCCGAGCTGCTACTGCTGGACGAGCCGGCGGCCGGTCTGGACGTCGCCGGGCGGGAGACCCTGGTGGCCACCTTGGCCCGCCTGGCCGAGGACCCGATGGCACCGGCGCAGGTGCTGGTCACCCACCATGTGGAAGAGATCCCGCCGGGAATCACCCATGCGCTGCTGCTTCGCGAAGGCCGCATCGTCGCCCATGGGCCACTGCGGGAGACCCTCACTGATGCCAACCTGTCGGAGACCTTCGGGATCACCCTGCAGGTGAGCGAGAGCGGCGGGCGCTGGACGGTCCGCGCCGGCGGTTCCTCGGCCTTCCGGCGACGCTGAGGCCGCCCGTACCCCTCAGCCCCGGGGCAGGGCCAGGTCGATCACCTCGGCGCCCGGCAGAGCCGCCAGATCCGCGCCGTCGATCATGATCTTGGCTGCGCGCACCCCGGCGCCGATCACGACCGGACCGGCGCCTGCCACTGCGGAGTCGACCAGGATCGGCCAGTCGGCGGGCAGCCCGATCGGGGTGATCCCGCCGTACTCCATCGCGGTCAGTTCGGTGGCGGTGTCCATCGGCGCGAAACTGACCTTGCGTACCCCGAGATGTTTGCGTACCGCTTTGTTGATGTCCGCGCGATCCTCGGCCAGGACCATGACTGCGGCCAGGGTGGTCTGTTCGCCACGGCGGCCCTCGACGATCACACAGTTCGCCGATCGGGCTGTGGGTACCTGATAGTGCTCGCAGAAGGCGGCGGTGTCGGCGAGCTCGGGATCGACCGGCGCGACCCAGGCCGG comes from the Naumannella halotolerans genome and includes:
- the moaA gene encoding GTP 3',8-cyclase MoaA — its product is MSAAIPLVDGFGRVATDLRVSLTDRCNLRCTYCMPAQGLDWLPHAEVLTNEELIRLIRIAVENLGITSIRLTGGEPLLRPDLAQILAGIAALRPRPRIAMTSNGIGLARRAVELAELGLDRINVSLDTLDPETFKRLTRRRRLPDVLDGVEAAVAAGLAPVKINSVLMRGVNDHEAADLLEWAVRTGVELRFIEQMPLDAQHGWTRADMVTAAEIRRRLQERFVLTEDPADVIARGSAPAELFTVDGGPAKVGIIASVSKPFCGACDRVRLTSDGQLRNCLFAREESDLRAALRGGADDAELIRRWQLTMAGKRAGHGIDDPGFLQPDRPMSAIGG
- a CDS encoding acetone carboxylase — its product is MSEADLPEATCSAKGCRNPAVFDHAWNNPKIHTPDRRKHWLACADHRDSLGSFLSARGFLRETSEL
- a CDS encoding DUF3099 domain-containing protein: MPRRNAQSPVVVTTAPKSPAAQRKQRERQYMIMMGIRMVCFLLIFAVPGFWKLVMIGLAVVLPGIAVILANAVDRRRQNTAALREPSDSPELTSGVVLEADEDYGGDHRQSTPHQGQGGTP
- the fabG gene encoding 3-oxoacyl-ACP reductase FabG produces the protein MNSSPEETTATTPGAAQTPRTVLVSGGNRGIGAVIAEQLRDAGHRVAATHRSGEVPQGVLGVQCDVTDTEAVDRAFGEVEEKLGPVEVVVANAGITRDTLLLRMSDEDYEAVLQANLAGAFRLARRAARPMMRKKFGRIIFISSVVGQLGSAGQVNYAASKAGMVGMARSIAREFGSRGITANVVAPGFIETDMTAELPAERVKAYTDQIPLGRLGTARDVAQAVAFLAGDGAGYITGALLPVDGGLGMGH
- the fabI gene encoding enoyl-ACP reductase FabI, translated to MGILEGKQILVTGVTKHTSIAYEAARIAQAEGATVVVSNFGRALRLTQRVVGRLDPVPPVIELDVTNEEHLAALPERLGEHLDRVDGIVHSIAFANPETALGGKFMDTPWDDVATAVKISAWSMASLTKACVPMLSDRSSVVGLTFDATLAWPMYDWMGVAKAALESVNRYLAKYLGPDGVRSNLVAAGPLDTLAKQSIPGAEEFNNIWAERAPLGWNTTDMVPAAKAVVALLSDWFPATTGEIVHVDGGLHAVGA
- a CDS encoding ABC transporter ATP-binding protein codes for the protein MAEVAELVGVSIVRQGKELLADIDWTIDESDRWVVIGPNGAGKTTLLQVLGAQLYPSNGMVDLLGEIVGATDVFEIRPRIGMTSAALAERVPKSERVADVVVSAAYAVLGRWREDYDELDHDRARELLAQVGVAELADRTFGTLSEGERKRVMVARALMSDPELLLLDEPAAGLDVAGRETLVATLARLAEDPMAPAQVLVTHHVEEIPPGITHALLLREGRIVAHGPLRETLTDANLSETFGITLQVSESGGRWTVRAGGSSAFRRR
- a CDS encoding YbaK/EbsC family protein, whose product is MDAPQLGNLTWRELPSVPDLVAPPVAAATLPGPAWVAPVDPELADTAAFCEHYQVPTARSANCVIVEGRRGEQTTLAAVMVLAEDRADINKAVRKHLGVRKVSFAPMDTATELTAMEYGGITPIGLPADWPILVDSAVAGAGPVVIGAGVRAAKIMIDGADLAALPGAEVIDLALPRG